Proteins from a single region of Dama dama isolate Ldn47 chromosome 14, ASM3311817v1, whole genome shotgun sequence:
- the LOC133069102 gene encoding large ribosomal subunit protein eL43-like translates to MVKRTKKVEIVSKYGTRYGASLRKMVKKIEISQHAKYTCSFCGKTKMKRRAVGIWHCGSCMKTVAGGAWTYNTTSAVTVKSAIRRLKELKDQ, encoded by the coding sequence ATGGTGAAACGCACCAAGAAGGTCGAAATCGTGAGCAAATACGGGACCCGTTATGGTGCCTCCCTCAGGAAAATggtgaagaaaattgaaatcagccAGCACGCCAAGTATACCTGCTCCTTCTGTGGCAAAACCAAGATGAAGAGAAGAGCTGTGGGCATTTGGCACTGTGGTTCCTGCATGAAAACAGTAGCTGGTGGTGCCTGGACCTACAACACCACTTCTGCTGTCACAGTAAAGTCTGCCATCAGAAGACTGAAGGAATTGAAGGACCAGTAG